A stretch of Linepithema humile isolate Giens D197 chromosome 3, Lhum_UNIL_v1.0, whole genome shotgun sequence DNA encodes these proteins:
- the LOC105669805 gene encoding facilitated trehalose transporter Tret1-2 homolog — MTNTVDNNTNGQTDVTIIDGQTDINNTNRYVDINNINGCIDVNNGRISYVEAKAEPNIDEEKKWKRTGTIYQVLMGFCANMVVLGPAMGFGYSAVAEPAMKAPKTDDIQLDADQANWMATISALGTPIGCLLSSIVMSRGRKTTMFVTSLISLAGWVTIYMSNSYVQILIGRGISGISTGMASVPTTVYNAEIAGVKWRGTMVTWTSISIALGVLIVYIFGYIFKDDWRMVALMCALFPLLGIALILLVIPESPLWLRDQNRPVEALEIMKKFRGIPKDQPAPPEVLFELKPRPQKKNQNLLKHLAKRSSLVPFAIMLTYFLFQQFSGIFVVIYNAVDIMAKSGVQVDPYLGAVLIGVARLIASLLTAGVSRKFGRRIPSMISGIGMTIFMGALSLYIYMSENGTVMTDDGVVPVVCMIMYIFTSTLGYLVIPFAMVGEIFPSKVKDILSGLTVCIGYFFSAVTIKTYPDMLKSMGMHGVFLFFAAISLVGVVFVLFFLPETKGKTLREIEDMFSKKKRTLELQPMTEVIGERIAPTSIGLLTN, encoded by the exons atGACGAACACAGTggataataatacaaatggGCAAACAGACGTCACTATCATTGACGGACAAACAGACATTAATAATACGAATAGATACGttgacattaataatataaatggatGTATTGATGTTAACAATGGGCGTATATCATATGTGGAAGCCAAG GCGGAACCCAATAtcgacgaagaaaaaaaatggaaacgtACTGGAACAATTTATCAA GTGTTGATGGGCTTCTGTGCCAATATGGTGGTACTTGGTCCAGCGATGGGTTTCGGTTACAGCGCCGTTGCAGAACCCGCGATGAAAGCACCGAAAACCGATGACATACAACTCGACGCTGATCAGGCAAACTGGATGG CTACTATATCGGCGCTGGGAACGCCCATCGGTTGCTTGTTGTCGAGCATCGTGATGAGTCGAGGAAGAAAGACCACTATGTTCGTGACATCGTTAATATCGCTGGCGGGTTGGGTGACCATTTACATGTCGAACAGTTACGTGCAGATTTTGATTGGAAGAGGAATTTCCGGAATATCAACGGGTATGGCGTCGGTTCCGACAACGGTATACAATGCGGAAATAGCTGGAGTGAAATGGAGAGGCACAATGGTCACTTGGACCAGTATTTCCATCGCCCTCGGTGTTCTCATCGTTTACATCTTTGGGTATATTTTCAAG GATGACTGGCGAATGGTGGCTTTGATGTGCGCTCTGTTCCCGCTGTTGGGGATTGCTCTGATTTTACTTGTGATACCGGAGAGTCCTTTGTGGCTGCGAGATCAGAATCGTCCCGTAGAAGCGCTGGAGATCATGAAGAAATTCCGCGGAATACCGAAGGATCAGCCAGCTCCGCCGGAAGTCCTGTTCGAGCTGAAACCGCGGCCGCAGAAGAAGAATCAGAACCTGCTGAAGCACCTGGCGAAAAGGAGCTCCCTGGTGCCGTTTGCCATAATGCTCACCTACTTCTTATTCCAGCAGTTCTCCGGCATCTTCGTGGTTATATACAACGCCGTTGACATCATGGCAAAGTCGGGAGTCCAGGTAGATCCTTATCTCGGCGCCGTCTTAATAGGCGTGGCGCGTCTGATCGCTAGTCTTCTGACGGCCGGCGTGTCGCGAAAATTCGGTCGACGGATCCCGTCAATGATCTCTGGCATCGGGATGACGATCTTCATGGGCGCACTGTCGCTCTACATCTACATGTCGGAGAACGGAACCGTCATGACCGACGACGGCGTCGTCCCGGTGGTGTGTATGATAATGTACATCTTCACGAGCACCTTGGGCTACCTCGTCATTCCGTTCGCTATGGTGGGCGAGATATTCCCGTCGAAGGTGAAAGATATACTGTCCGGTCTGACGGTGTGCATCGGTTACTTCTTCAGCGCGGTGACCATCAAGACGTATCCGGACATGCTAAAGTCAATGGGCATGCACGGAGTGTTCCTCTTCTTCGCGGCCATATCCTTGGTCGGCGTGGTATTCGTCCTGTTCTTCTTGCCCGAGACGAAAGGGAAGACCCTGCGTGAGATTGAAGATATGTTTtcgaagaagaagaggacCCTCGAGTTGCAGCCGATGACGGAAGTAATCGGAGAAAGAATCGCTCCAACCTCCATCGGTCTTCTGACAAATTGA